Proteins from one Ipomoea triloba cultivar NCNSP0323 chromosome 1, ASM357664v1 genomic window:
- the LOC116015043 gene encoding protein GID8 homolog: protein MSLFWIVLRQLAETEAMAMSKKVITREEWEKKLNNVRIRKEDMNKLVMNFLVTEGYVEAAEKFRMESGTEPDIDLATITDRMAVKKAVQCGNVEDAIEKVNDLNPEILDTNPQLFFHLQKQRLIELIRNGKVEEALEFAQDELAPRGEENQGFLEELERTVALLAFEDVANCPLGELLDISQRLKTASEVNAAILTSQSHEKDPKLPSLLKLLVWAQNQLDEKAAYPRINDVSTATLEDPAV, encoded by the exons ATGTCATTGTTCTGGATTGTTTTACGCCAATTAGCAGAAACTGAAGCCATG GCAATGTCTAAGAAAGTAATCACAAGAGAAGAGTGGGAGAAGAAGCTGAACAATGTTAGGATTAGAAAAGAGGACATGAATAAACTAGTGATGAACTTCCTAGTCACTGAGGGTTATGTGGAAGCAGCAGAGAAATTCAGAATGGAATCTGGGACAGAAC CTGACATAGATCTTGCAACCATTACTGACCGGATGGCTGTGAAAAAGGCAGTACAATGTGGTAATGTTGAGGATGCTATTGAAAAGGTCAATGATTTGAACCCTGAG ATACTGGATACAAATCCCCAGCTCTTTTTCCATCTCCAAAAGCAAAGGTTGATAGAACTGATAAGGAATGGGAAGGTGGAAGAAGCTTTAGAGTTTGCTCAGGATGAACTTGCTCCAAGGGGAGAGGAAAAT cAAGGGTTTCTAGAGGAGTTGGAGAGGACGGTTGCATTGCTGGCATTTGAAGATGTTGCAAACTGCCCTCTAGGAGAGCTTTTAGATATATCACAGCGTCTGAAGACAGCAAGCGAGGTGAATGCTGCAATTCTCACTAGCCAAAGCCATGAAAAAG ATCCCAAGCTTCCAAGCCTACTGAAGCTATTGGTATGGGCACAAAACCAGCTCGACGAGAAAGCTGCTTACCCTCGCATAAACGATGTTTCCACTGCCACACTCGAAGACCCAGCGGTTTGA
- the LOC116020250 gene encoding 50S ribosomal protein HLP, mitochondrial-like, with protein MAASSSRLLRGCSLLGSLCNNSALFTRASPEIISNNDLFTQQLRTFIQMRTNLKVVDNSGAKRVMCIQALKGKKGARLGDTIVCSVKESQPGGKVKKGEVHYGVVVRAAMPRGRCDGSEVKFDDNAVVLINKHGEPIGTRVFGPVPHELRKKKHIKILSLAEHIA; from the exons ATGGCTGCATCTTCTTCTCGGTTGCTCCGTG GTTGTTCATTATTGGGTAGCCTTTGTAACAACTCTGCCTTGTTCACGAGAGCATCACCTGAGATTATATCCAATAATGATTTATTCACACAG CAACTAAGAACTTTTATACAAATGAGGACCAACCTCAAAGTGGTAGACAATTCGGGTGCAAAAAGAGTTATGTGCATACAAGCATTGAAGGGCAAGAAAGGAGCAAGGTTGGGCGATACAATAGTTTGCTCAGTAAAGGAATCCCAGCCAGGTGGGAAAGTGAAGAAAGGAGAGGTTCACTACGGCGTAGTTGTTCGTGCTGCAATGCCAAGGGGCCGCTGTGATGGGAGCGAAGTGAAGTTTGACGACAACGCTGTGGTGCTTATCAACAAGCACGGAGAGCCAATTGGTACCAGAGTTTTCGGCCCCGTTCCCCACGAGCTTAGGAaaaagaagcacatcaagatTCTCAGCCTCGCAGAGCACATTGCCTGA